A stretch of Endozoicomonas sp. SCSIO W0465 DNA encodes these proteins:
- a CDS encoding rod-binding protein yields the protein MSISANSPAEKVEDIESAAKAFESLFVNELLKSMRKANEVMMAGSDLPMMSKDTQFFHSMFDSQLAEHLSANGGLGIAQALIRQLGD from the coding sequence CTGCCAATTCGCCAGCTGAAAAGGTTGAGGACATTGAGTCTGCGGCCAAGGCGTTTGAATCCTTGTTTGTCAATGAATTGCTGAAAAGTATGCGTAAAGCAAATGAAGTCATGATGGCAGGCAGTGATCTGCCCATGATGAGTAAAGACACTCAGTTCTTCCACTCCATGTTTGATTCTCAGTTAGCAGAACATTTGAGTGCAAACGGGGGGCTTGGTATTGCCCAGGCCTTGATCAGGCAGTTGGGTGATTGA
- the flgK gene encoding flagellar hook-associated protein FlgK yields the protein MSLTQIATSGLLASQKALNVASNNIANAETEGYSRQTVQYSPTYTLYPGTGALGTGVSASAVNRITSSFLTAQMWESQSIASDSNTHAQYLNDLDQWLGNDNTSLSKGFEQFFSALNGSSVDPYASSARQVVLAEGVGLAERFNTLYAQLQGQATMIGQQLNAAADQANGLLANIAAFNDQLRSLSTGNQPANEILDQRDQAIRDLSGLVSVNVLEQPDGSYSLYMKSGQPLILGNQFNALSVNGQVDAANGFQLQLNTDNSEIPITGDPGGVIGGLITYQSEELVQARNELGRLAVLVSSEINDQLQAGEDLNGNSGAALFNDLKTPVGAVMAMDISSTAISALTIVNANQLQASEYDFRVDNSGNYSLVRRYDGAQVASGILSGSGTDIIAFDGVEISVDGAATDQLYRLSPVRYGAREIQTSLTDPAALAFSAPAGGVGDNSNLLELLAIQSKGLLNNGQSTLMTAYSGFVGDIAVQTARIKTEADGGQALLSQAEAAVSTYSGVNLDEEAASILRFQQLYSANARVISVARTTFDALLAMF from the coding sequence ATGAGTTTGACTCAAATTGCCACCTCAGGATTACTGGCCAGTCAGAAAGCACTGAATGTTGCCAGTAATAATATCGCTAATGCCGAGACTGAAGGGTATAGCCGACAGACGGTCCAATACAGCCCTACCTATACGTTATACCCCGGGACAGGCGCTCTTGGCACAGGAGTAAGTGCCAGTGCCGTTAACCGCATCACCAGCAGTTTTCTGACTGCCCAGATGTGGGAGAGTCAGTCTATTGCCAGTGATAGTAATACCCATGCCCAGTACCTTAACGATCTTGATCAATGGCTGGGCAATGACAATACGTCGTTATCGAAGGGTTTTGAGCAATTTTTTTCAGCATTGAATGGCAGTTCTGTTGACCCCTATGCGTCAAGTGCACGACAGGTGGTTCTGGCTGAGGGTGTTGGGCTCGCCGAACGTTTTAACACCCTTTATGCCCAGCTACAAGGTCAGGCGACCATGATCGGCCAGCAACTGAATGCGGCAGCGGATCAGGCCAATGGTTTGCTGGCTAACATTGCGGCATTCAATGATCAGCTGCGTTCTTTATCCACAGGTAACCAGCCTGCCAATGAAATACTGGATCAGAGAGACCAGGCCATTCGGGATTTGTCCGGGCTGGTATCGGTTAATGTACTGGAGCAGCCAGATGGCTCATACAGTCTGTATATGAAATCTGGCCAGCCTCTTATTCTGGGTAATCAATTCAATGCGCTCAGCGTCAATGGTCAGGTAGATGCCGCCAATGGATTTCAATTACAGCTCAATACCGACAATTCTGAAATTCCGATTACGGGTGATCCCGGAGGCGTTATAGGAGGGCTGATTACTTATCAGTCAGAAGAGCTTGTTCAGGCACGCAATGAGCTGGGGCGTCTGGCAGTGCTGGTTTCCAGTGAAATTAATGATCAATTGCAGGCCGGAGAGGACTTGAATGGCAATTCGGGTGCTGCATTATTCAATGACCTTAAGACACCCGTTGGGGCAGTGATGGCGATGGATATATCATCGACAGCAATTTCTGCGTTAACGATTGTTAATGCCAATCAGTTGCAGGCCAGTGAATATGACTTCCGGGTAGATAACTCCGGTAATTACAGTCTGGTGCGCAGATACGACGGTGCTCAGGTTGCTTCTGGTATCTTGTCTGGTTCTGGCACTGATATTATTGCTTTTGATGGTGTTGAAATCAGTGTTGACGGGGCTGCAACAGACCAGCTTTATCGTTTATCACCGGTGCGCTACGGTGCCAGAGAGATCCAGACTTCCCTGACAGATCCGGCTGCTTTGGCATTTTCAGCGCCTGCCGGTGGAGTTGGGGATAACAGTAACCTGCTTGAGCTGTTGGCCATTCAGTCCAAAGGATTGCTCAATAATGGCCAGAGCACATTGATGACTGCCTATTCAGGGTTTGTGGGTGATATCGCCGTGCAAACGGCACGGATTAAAACAGAGGCTGATGGTGGGCAGGCCTTGCTAAGTCAGGCGGAAGCGGCTGTCAGTACCTACAGTGGCGTTAATCTGGATGA